A region of the Rhizobium leguminosarum bv. trifolii WSM1325 genome:
AGGTATAGGTCGTGTCACGCGTCTGGTTCACCCAGGTCTGGCGGCCGCCGAGATTGAAGCGCCAGTTGCCGGCCTCGATCTGGTCCATGGCGTAAACACCGACCTGCCGCATGTCGGCATCGGCTACGATGAAGTTATAGGCCGGCGTGGCGCCTGACACGCCATAGGTCGGATTGGCGATATCGAAATCGAATGCCGGGTTGACGGCGCCGATGCCGTAGCCCCAGTTCGACTGGAGATTGGTGTAGTCGAGCCCGAAGAGCATCGTGTGGGCAATCGGGCCTGTATCGAACTTCGCCTCGAGCTGGTTGTCGACCTGGAAGACGTTCATCTCGTCCCGGATCGAGCTGGCGTTGCGATGCGCGACGGTCCCGGTCCAGCTGGAAACGCCGAGGTAGCGAGCGCGAAGATCGAGATGCGAGTAACGCAGGTTATGCCGGAACGTCAGGCCGTTGTCGAATTCATGCTCGAACTGATAGCCGACCTGCTGCTGCTTGACCTTCTGGTAGTCGTAATCGGGATCGCTCTGCCTAATGTCGAGTATTCGGCCGTCCAGTGTCGTGATCGCGCCGACATTGGAGTCGGTCTCGTCGGCCTGCACCAGACCGTACAGCGTGAAGGTCGTGCCCTCGTCAGGTTTCCAGGTAAAGGACGGTGCCAGGAAATAGCGGTCGTCGGCAATATCGAAATTGGTGTCGCCGTGACGGGCAAGGCCGACGATGCGATAGAGAAAATCGTCATTTCCTTCGCTGATCGGCCCGCCGAAATCGAACATCGCCTGAGCCCGATCCTTGGTGCTGTAGGAGATACCGACTTCGTGGATCGGCTCTTCGGTCGGAAGCTTCGATATCTTGTTGACGAGGCCGCCCGGCGATCCGGAGCCGTAGAGAACGGATACTGGTCCCTTGATCACCTCGACGCGCTGCAACTGATAGGGATCGGTGCGGAACATGCCGTAATTGATATAGGGTTGACGCAAGCTGTCACGGTAGTCGCCAACCGTCGTAACGTTGAAGCCGCGAATGAAGATCTGGTCGAAGCGCGGATCGAACCCGTTCGGTCCGGTTGTCACGCCGGCCGAATAGCGCACTGCCTCGATGATGCTCTGGGCGCCACGCTGCTCGATTTCCCTCTCCGTGGTCACCGAGACCGAACGCGGCGTCTCGACGAGCGGCGTGTTGATCTTGGTCGCGGCCGAACTGTTCTTGGCAGCAACGGACGTCCGGTCGGACTTGCTATCAGAGGATGCACCTTGAATGACGATCGGCTCCAGCGTCGTCGCGCTGCCATCTGTCGATGCGCTCTGAGCTAAAGCCGGCGATGCTGCAACGCCGATCAGGAGGATCGCTGTCGCGACAAATAGGCTATCGTTATAAATTCGCGATACATTATTAGAAACATTCAAAAAAACACGCGCCATTGCTTGGTCCCGACACCACCGATGCGGGCGGAACCTATGGAGCGAAATTGGCCCTGTCAACATAAGATGATTATTTAAATCATCTATTAATCTGCAAGAATCCACGCTTTCGAGTCACCCGAATAGGTTGCACGTAGAATTGGGGCCATGACGTCCCGTGCAGATAAATTGCCAACCTGCCGGTCTTGATGGGTCGAGATTGCGGGATGGCTCGGCAATCGTCAGCCGCTTGTCGCTGCTATGTCGGTGCGTACCACGGGTTGATAACGTTAAGTCCTGCGGCTTCGAAGGGACTAGTGTCGCGGGTAGCGACAATAAATCCGTTCGCCGCGGCAGTTGCGGCGATATAGGCATCTGCTTTACCGATTGCCCGACCTGCTACGCGTGCTCGCGCCATTAATTCCGAATAGCTCTTTGACACAGCCATGTCGAACGATAGAACGCGTCCAGAAAATAGAGGTAGAACTTCCTCTTCTAGTCGATCGTAGAGGACGGTCTTTCGTCTTCCGCTAGGCATCGCGGCGATGCCGAACCGTAACTCAGCTACTGTAATCGCCGAGACGAACAGTGTTTCCACTGCTTGAGCATCGATCCACGCCAGCACCTGACTATCGGGTGTGGGCTTCCATGGCTCCGAGATGACGTTGGTATCGATCAGGATCATTCGAAACTCATAGGTTCCGCAGGCGCTTTGTCTCGGACGAGCTGCAGATTATCCACGTCGTTGTTGGAAAGCCCTGCTTCGCGCCCGATCGATGCTAGCAACGAGCCCAACATGACGCGCTCAGCTGGCCGTACCGCTGTTTCTAGGATGTCACGGATTTCTGCTTCGGTACTGCGGCCGTGATGAGCTGCCCTCACTCTCAAGGCACGATGTGTCTCCTCAGACAAATTGCGTATTGTAACTGCTGCCATCGCTTGCACCCCCTTAACACTGATGATCATGCTATCAATATATGGAAGGTGATATCAGCTGACAACTCCTCTAGTTGTTTTGGAAGGACGCTTTTTGAATTGCGACAAATTGCAATCCTCATCCACCATCCATGCGCAACCTTTGCCACCCGACTGCGGTCAGTAGTATCAACTGACTAAGTAGGAGGGCATTTCGACCGCAGGTGCCGCTGAAGTGGCTCGCCGGCTAGATCGGCTGGCGGAGTTGCGCAAAACTCCATCGCGCGCAGTTGAGCAACTGCCACTCCCATTAGAGCCGCTGGCCAATTATGGGATGAGGCCCGTGGTCCGATAGGCCCGGATCGTCCGGTCATAGATGCCGATGTCCCGGCAACCGCGTGCGACCAGCTGCGCGCCTTCCATAGCAGCAAAAATCGCCATCGCCCACTCCTGCAGATTTTGCTCGCCCGACGAGGGCCTTGCGCGTGAGAGGATCTGGGTGAGCCATCCGACGTTCATCTGCGCGAATCGATCGACCTCGGTTCTGACCTCCGCAGGGAGGTCGTCTAGTTCCGCGCTCATAATGCCGCACAGGCACATGCGATTATCGTTGGCCAGGGCAGCGCGAAAGATCGCCGCGTATCTGCCCATGCACCAACTCGCATCGTTGGAAGTGGCCAGCAGCTCCGCCAGGTAGGCTGCGCCCTCCTCCGTATAGCGACGCGCCAACGCGGCGCCGAGATCGCCCTTGGTCGGAAAATGATAGTGCACGCTGGCGCTTTTGATCCCGACCTCTTTGGCGAGTTCACGAAAGCTCAGCGCACTGTAGCCATGCGACTGCACCGTGGCTTTTGCGGCGGCCATGACCGCCTCGCGCATATCCGTCTTGGTTTTTGCCATTGTCGTTCCGTACCTATCACTCGATAGATAGTTGTTGACGGCCAAAAAGGGAAGAGATATCTGTGAATCGCAATCTATCTATCGATAGACAGATAAAGGCATTCCTGATGAAAATCTTCGATCGCCCCGGCTTTCCTGGGCAACCGCCAGCGCGATAAGGCGCTAGCCGGCATGAGGTATTTCGATACGGTGCTGCAGGACCGTTCGTTCGTCGCCGGCGATGCATTCTCGATGGCCGACATCACAGTGTTTGCCGGGCTGATGTTCGCGGACGCCGCCGGCATTGCCATCCCTGAAGATCATTCCGCGCTGAAGACCTGGCGCACAAAAGTCTCCGAGCTGCCGAGCGTCAAGAATCGCAGCGGCCAGATGTTCGTCGCGGAGGATCTGCGTAGGCTCGGCTTCTAATCGCACACCTCACCTCGCTACACCGCGCCAACCTATTCCCCACCGGCAGCTCTGATTGCACCGGCGCCCGCTCCTGCGCCCGCCGCTCCGCGGCAGATGGCACCCGAGAAAACACTGCCCGGAAACTCGAACAAATTCAGGCGGATCGTTATCCAGGTGCAGTCGGGATTGCCTGCCTACGGTTATTACGCTGGCTCCCTGACTGGTGTCGTCGACGAGGACACGCGCGCGGCGCTGAGCCAGATGCAGAAGGACAACAAGCTCAAGGTAACCGGTACGGTAACGACAGAGGTCTTGAACGCATTCGGGATTGCAGCACGATAGCGATTGGAATGCCCTGCCGCTCTATACGCAGCGCTTTTCCGACATAACGGCGATAGTAGTCAAGCCCCATTACAGCCATCATCACCTTGTTTTTATTCTATTTATTTCGTGTCTAGATGCGTGAGCAATCGCGATCCCGACAAAAGGGGGATAAAGACCGGGCGCCGTATCTAGGTCATCGGGGCGACCTGCTTCTCCCTCGCCGCATTCAAAACGCGGATAAAACGCGTCGCTCACTTCTTATTACCATCGCATTGTTTTTGCTGAAAAAACTCACCCCTCTCACCTGAGTGGACCGTGACGATAGGGGCGAATCTGATATAAGGGGGATAAAACGAGGAAACGAAATGCCTATCCATGATCCATGCGCTTTGCTCAACCGTTGCTTCAAGAGCCGAACGAAACTGGGTGGCTGGAATTCAAGGTCAATAACAAGGATCCGCGCGAGATTGGTGAGTATGTTTCCAGCCTCGCGAATTCAGCCATGCTGGCTGGCAGGGATCGTGCTTTCCTTGTCTTCGGCGTGGAGGACCGCTCGAAAGAACGGGTGGGGACCGAACTCCGTTTGCAAAAACTAAAGCAGGGAAACGAGGATTTTACAAATTGGCTGAGCCGGATGATCGAGCCGCGTGTCCTCATCGAGGTTCTGGATTTCTCGTGCGATGGCCTTGCCTATTCCGTGATTGCCATCGAACCGTCCTATGAACGGCCCGTAAAGTTCAGCGGTGTGGAATTCATCCGGATTGGGGAGAACAAGAAAAAGCTCGCCGAGTTTCCGGAGCATGAGCGGGCGCTGTGGATAGCGACCGGAAGGCGCCGCTTCGAGACAGCCGTGGCTGCATCCAACGTGACCACGGAAGATGTTTTCGCGCTCCTGGATCCGGATCCTATGTTCGATTTAACCGGCGAGCCAAGGCCCAAGAACCAAGAAGAGGTGACCCGCAAGATGGCGGATCGAGGGGTTGTTCTGGATAATCTTGAGGGCCGGTTCGACATTACCAACCTCGGCGCCATCATGCTGGCCCGCGACGTCACGGCTTTTCCCTCCATCGCCGGGAAAGCCGTTCGCATCGTCAAATATACCGGCCGCGATAAATCTCGATCCGACTTCGAACAGGAAGGCAAGAAGGGCTACGCCGTCGGTTTCACCAGCATGATGAAATTCCTGATGGAACGCCTGCCCAAGGACGAACGATATATCGACGGGGTTCGACGCATGGTTCCGCACTTCCCGGAAACAGCTATCCGGGAAGTGATTGCCAACGCACTCATCCACCAGGATTTCATGGCGACCGGCGTCGGTCCTGTGGTTGAGATCTATGATAACCGGATCGAGGTCAGCAATCCGGGTAACTCTCTGATCAGCACCGACCGAATCCTCGACGAACGACGCTCCCGAAACGAAAAACTGGCAGCGACTATGCGTTCATTCGGCCTCTGTGAGGAACGCGGTGGCGGTCTCGACAAGACGCTAATTGAGATCGAGGCAGAGCATCTCCCGGCCCCCGATTTCATCTCATCCGAAAACTCAATGCGTGTCGTGCTGTTCGCGCCAAAAGGCTTCAACCAGATGTCGAAGGCAGAGAAAATGCGGGCGTGCTTCTTTCATTGTATTCTGCGCTGGCTAACTCACGATTACATGAGCAACGCAACTCTCCGGGAACGGTTCTCGCTTCCGGCCGAAGAGTATCAGGCAGTTTCCACAATTATCGCGGAATCGATCAAACTCGGCCGCATCGCACCGGCAGATCCGGACCAGGGCAGGAGAAACGCGAGATACGTTCCGTACTGGGCCGTCTAAGGCAAGTGACCGCCTTGACAGGAATCGAACCGTGAATTCGGTCTGGCATGAGTGAGACTTTGGCCCGATATGATACGTTTACGACATACTGTCGTCCGCTGGTACAAAATCATTAGGGCAAGCAGATCGTCTTTTGGGGCGGAATTCGCGGCCCGCCTTGCCTCCGGTCGTCTGCTCCCTAGATCCGACACATGGATACCGAGCGAACCACAGCTCCTATCAGATCGGTAAGGGCGTCTTCGCGGAAACCTCTGCAGAGGTTGAGCCCGGCCATTGTCGAGCAAGTCGAGCGCCTGCTCGGTGGACGCACGCGTGATATCCGCTTCAATGGGGAACTGGCTCGGCTTTTTGGCGAACGCTCCTGGCCGCGGACTGCCAAGATCATTCGCGCGTGGATGGTCTGGGTTATCGTGCTCGACGTCCTGACGTTGGGCCTCAACGCGATCTTGCTTCCGACTGAAACCGTCATGTCGATGCTTTGGCCAGCGTCTATCCTTCCCCCCGCGGCTCTTGTCGCCGCGGTGGCCTTCCTGCGGCCGCATGCTTTGTGGGTGCAGGGAGTTTTCCTCCTCTCGGCTGTTTTTCTCATCCTCCTGTCGGTCGCCATGGTGGGCGTTAACACCGGTGGCGAGTTTTATGAGCGGCATTTGACCATCATGCTTTTTGTGGCCGTCACTGCCATTATCATATTTCCCATTCCACTCGGTTGGGCGATGGCGATCGGTGCTTCTGCCCTCGGTATCTACCTTGTGTTTCAACTGCGCAATCCAGCCATCGAAGTGGGCAGTGCTCTGGCCGGGACGCTGTTTTTCGCAAGCGGTGTGGCTGCAACCGTCGTTGCCCGACGTACCGCAACCATCTTCGCTCAGAAGACTTTCTTGCTGGAGTTACGAGATCGAAGTCGCCTCGCGGAGCTTACCGACGCCAATTCCCAGCTGGAATTGCTGGCACGGACAGATCCGTTGACGGGTGTCGCCAACCGGCGCTCGATGATGGAAACGCTCCATTATTTCTGGAGCGAGGATCTTAAACGAACGAGCGGCGCGGCGATGCTGATGTGCGATATCGACGACTTCAAGCATCTCAACGATAATCTCGGACATGCCGAAGGCGACCGCTGCCTGGTGAAGGTTGCCGGCATCATTCAGAGCAGCATGAGAGACGAGCGGGACCAGGTCGCCCGTTACGGAGGCGAAGAATTTCTCGTCTTTCTCCCAGGCTCAGATGAGCAAGAAGCCAAGGTCGTCGCTGAGCGGATACGCAGCCGAGTGGAAGCTGCGTCTCTTCCAAACCCGACCTCCCGCGTCGTTGCTTATGTCACTGTCAGCATTGGAGTGGCCACGATGATGCAAGACAGTGAGCTTGTGTCAGCAGAGCACATGCAACGCCAAGCGGATGCGGCGCTCTACCTTGCCAAAAAGACTGGCCGCAACCGTGTGGTGGTCCATGCCGCAAAGGTCGACCAAGCCTCAGACTAAGCCGTTTGGCTATCGTGGTCTCCAAAACGACTGCCTTAAAAGGCCGCAATCTGGGTCCGGTGTCAGCCCTGTCAGCTTGACCATTTGACAGATATCCTACAAGTCGATATGTAACATCGATCTTATCGGCGATGCGGGAAAGTGACCGGCATGACATTGAAATCGATGAAGCCGCTGACGCGCGCGCCACTGCTGCATGTCTCCGTGCAGGAAAGTCTGCGCGCCTATATCGACGACAATGGCCTGGCGCCCGGAACCCTGCTTCCGGCCGAGGGAGAGCTCGCCACCCAGCTCGGTGTCAGCCGCAATTCGCTGAGGGAAGGCATCAAGGCGTTGGAATCGCTCGGCGTGCTGGATACGCGGCGCGGCGTGGGTATCTTCGTGAAGGCATTTTCCTTCGGGCCGCTTCTCGACAACCTCGCTTACGGCCTCGGCGGCGCCCTGCGGCAGATCGAGGAGGTCCTCGAAATCCGCCGTACGCTGGAAGTGGGATTGATCGGCAAAACGATCGACGTGATCGGCGAAGAGGACATCGCCGAATTGCGCGCCACCGTCAATCGGATGCGCGCCCAGGCCGAGCGCGGTGAAACCTTTGCGGAAGACGACCAGCTGTTCCACCGACTGCTGTTTCGCTGCCAGGACAATGAAACGCTGGTGCGGCTGATCGATGTCTTCTGGCTCGCCTTCTACAAGGCGTCGGATTTCGTCAACCTTGAAAATGCCGATCCGATGGCAACGTGGCGCGACCATGCCGCAATCGTCGATGCGATCGAGGCAAAAGATCTGGAGGAGGCGCGCAGACGCCTGGATCGTCACTACGAAGGCATTGCCCGGGTGATTGCCAACAACAAGACAAGTTCAAACGTGGGAGGAACACATGAAAAGACTGTCTAGATTATCCGTGATTGCGCTTGGCGCCCTGCTGTCGACGGCTGCCGTTCCAGCTCTTGTCGTTTCGGGCGTTGCAATAGAGGCCCAGGCAGCCACGCTATCGGGCGGCTTCGATGTCGGTCCCGGAGGTTTCCAGGGCAACTTCAATCCGCTCGCCGCGACCGCCGGCTTCACCTGGCTCAGCATCTATTACGAACCGCTGATCACTTATGACGAGAAGCTGCAGAAGGTCGTCGGCGCGCTGGCAAGCTCCTACGAGGTCAGCTCCGACCAGATGACCTACACGTTCAAGCTGGTGGACGCCAAATGGCATGACGGCAAACCGTTCACTGCCAAGGACGCAAAGTTCACCATGGCCCTTGCGATGGACGCGAAAACCGGCTCGGTGCTCGCCGCCCGGCTGAAGGGCATATCGTCCGTCGAGACGCCGGATGAGCACACTGTTGTCATCAAGCTCAGCGCCCCCAGCAGCAGTTTTCCCGACACGATGACCAAAGTGATGATGCTGCCCGAGCATGCGCTCTCCTCGATCCCGGCCGACCAGCTGACGAAGAACACCTGGTGGTCCACAGCTCCGATCGGCACCGGTCCGTTCAAATTCACCAAATACGTCTCGGATCAATATGTCGAACTTGCCGCAAACACCGATTATCGCGGTGGCAAACCCGCACTGGAACGCGTCATCAATCGCTATTTCGCCAACCCGGCCGCAGCAATCGCTGCGCTGAGATCCGGCGAAATCCAGTTCACCTATGTCGATTCCAACGACGTGCCGACCTTCAAGGACAACAAGGACTTCCAGGTCATAGAAGGCAACTCTTTCGTCGTCAACTACCTGGGCTTCAACCACGAATCCCCGCTCTGGAAGGACGTGCGCGTCCGCCAGGCGGTGATGTACGCGATCAATCGCGATGCCATCATCCAGAGCCTTTATGGCGGTGCGGCCAAGCCTGCCAACTGCGCCTATGTCGCCGAACAGCTGATACCCCCTGATATCGACAGCTATGCCTATGATCCCGAGAAGGCCAAGCAGTTGTTGACGGAAGCCGGCTGGGACCAGATCAACGGCGGCAAGCAGATCACCCTTCTGACCTATTACACCACGCCGCTGGCGACCAACGTGCTTGCCGCAGTCCAGGCGATGCTTGCCCAGGTCGGCATCAACATCGTCCCGCGCGCCGTCGATGCGCCGACCTATAACAGCATCGTGCTCAATGCGACGCCGGATATCGCCCAGTTCCAGTTGGTTTATGCCGGGCTGCAGAACGGGCCGGATGCCGGAAGCATCAATGTCGGCCTCAACGAGAAGCAGATCCCTCCGGCCGGGCCGAATGTCGCCAGGGTTCGCATGCCTGACCTCACCAAGGCGCTCGATAGCGCCTTGGCCGAGCCTGATAGCACCAAGCGGGATGCCGCCTACCAGGACGTCTGCAAGGTGATGAACACCAACCTGCCCTGGGCGACGCTCTGGGTGGCAAACCGCTATGGCATCGTCTCGACAAAGGTGAAGGATTTCGTCTGGACGCCAGCGCCGGGCGGCGGCCCCTACCAGGCCAATCCGCAGAAATGGTCGATCGCCGAATAGGCGCTTTCCGGGAAAGCCTTGAGGGTGGCTTCGGCCACCCTGACAAGACGGCCCGATAAGACGGATTACCGATGCTCCAATACAGTCTCAGACGCCTGATCATAGGAATAGGCATGCTCGTCGCCCTGAGCATGCTGATCTTCCTGCTGCTGCGCCTGACACCCGGCGATCCGATCGATGCCTATATCGATCCTAACCTGCCGATGTCGCCGTCAGACCTTGCCGATCTGCGCCGAAGCCTCGGCCTCGATCAGCCCTTGCCAGTGCAGTATCTTGGCTGGTTGCAGCAGGCGGTGACGGGCAACCTCGGCTATTCGATCAAGCGTCTCGATCAGCCGGTTCTGGGGCTGGTGCTGTCACGGATCGGCCCGACAGTTCTGTTGATGGGCACCGCACTTGCCTTTGCCATCGTCGCAGGCATCACTTTCGGGGTGATCGGCGCCGTCCGCCGCAATTCGCTTGCCGATCTGTCCTTGTCGGTGGTTGCGCTTGCCGGCATTTCCAGCCCGGCCTTCCTCAGCGCGCTGATCGGCCTTTATATTTTCTCCGTCCGCCTGCACTGGATGCCATCAGGCGGCATGCTGACGCCGGGCGAGGAATTCTCGGTGGGCGATCTCCTCCACCATCTGATCCTGCCGGCGGCACTTCTGTCTGTCGCGCAAGCCGCATTGATCATGCGTTATATGCGCGCCTCGCTGCTCGAAGTTCTGACCCAGGATTACGTGCGCACGGCCCGCGCCAAGGGCGTTCGCGAGTTCTGGATCATCAGCAAGCATGCCTTGCGCAATGCGCTTCTTCCGATCGTGACGCTGATCGGTTCCACCATCGGGCTTGCAATCGGCGGCGCCATCTTCATCGAGAGCGTCTTCAACTGGCCGGGTATGGGTCTGTTGCTCGTCGATGCCGTGCAGACCCGCGACTACCCCGTCATCATGGGGGCGACACTCGTCATCGGCGCCTGCGTTATCGTCGTCAATCTTCTGACTGATATCACCTATGCGGTCGTCGACCCGCGCATCAAGGTGGGCTGACCATGCTGGCACGCTCGTCCGAACGCCGGAGCCCCGGACCATTTTCCCGCGCCTTCAGTCGGTTTCTGCTCAACCGCGCAGCTGTTGCCGGCGTCTGCATTGCCACGCCAATGCTGCTGCTGATCCTCTCCTATCCCCTATGGTGGGCTTTCCGGCCGAACGACATCGATCTTCTGGCCATGAATAGCGGGCCGACGGCAACGCACTGGTTCGGAGCCGACGGCGTCGGCCGCGACGTCTTCGCCCGCGTGCTCGAAGGCGGCCGGATTTCGCTGCTGGTCGCCGTCGCATCGACCGCGCTTTCTGCCGTCATCGGGTTTCTTTTTGGGGCAACCTCGGCGCTTGCCGGACGCTGGACGGACGCCGTCTCGATGCGCTTCGTCGATCTGGTGATGACCCTGCCACCCGTCATCTTCCTGCTTGTGCTCGCGTCGATTGCCGGCACCGGCATCTGGCCGACTGTGCTGGTCATCTCGCTGCTCTCCTGGCCGCTGCTTGCGCGCATGATCCGCTCGCGGCTGCTGGAATTGCGTGAGCGCGACTTCGTCATGGCCGCCCGCGGCATGGGCGCCGGCATCGGCCATCTGCTCTTCCGCCACGGCCTGCCGAACTCGATCGATATCCTCGTGGTCTATGCAACGCTACAGATCGCCAATGCCATTCTGCTCGAGGCGGGACTGTCCTTCCTCGGTCTCGGCATCGCCCCGCCGGCGGCAAGCTGGGGCAACATGCTGAACGCGGCCCGCTCGACCGCCGTGCTCGAACAATATCCGTGGCAATGGCTCTTCCCCGGCGCCGCGCTGATCCTTGCCGTCCTGGCGATCAACTTCATTGGCGATGGCCTCAGAGATGCCTTCGATCCGCGTGCCGAACTGAACTGACAATCGAAAGAAGCGAAAATGACCAAATTCAAGGGTGTCGTCCCTCCCGTCGTAACACCGCTCAATCCGGATCTCACCATCGACTACCCATCCTATTCACGCGTGCTCGAGCATCTGATCGGCGCCGGCTGCCATGGCGTATTCGTGCTCGGCTCGACGAGCGAGGTGATCTTCCATGACGAAAGGACCCGGCGGGAAATCATCGAGCATTCGGCCAAGGTGGTGAACGGCCGGGTGCCGCTGATCGTCGGCGTCATCGATCCGACCACGGATCGCGTCATCGCCCATGCGAAGGTCGCAAAGGCGGCCGGCGCCGATGCAGTCGTGGTGACGGCGCCATTCTATACGGTCACCAGCCAGTCCGAGATCCTCGACCACTTCCGTTATATCCGCGACGCGGTGGACATTCCGCTGATCGCCTACGACATTCCGGTCTGCGTTCACGTCAAGCTGCAGCGCCAGACCGTGGTCACGCTCGCCAGGGAAGGCGCCATTATCGGCCTCAAGGATTCCAGCGGCGACGATGGCAACTTCCGCTATGCGCTCCTCGACCTTGCCGAACAAAAAGACGTCTTCCTGATGACCGGCTCCGAGATCGTCGTCGACACCGCCCTGCTGATGGGCGCCCATGGCGTCGTTCCTGGCATCGCCAATGTCGATCCGCACGGCTATGTCCGGCTTTGGGATGCTGCCCAACGTGGCGACTGGATCGCCGCGAAGAAGGAACAGCAGCGTCTCTGCCGCTTGTTCGAAATCGTCTGGGTCGCGCAGGGTCGTGTCAGCGGCGGCGCAGCCGGCATCGGCGCCTTCAAGACCGCCATGCGCAGCCTCGGCATCATCGATTCCGCTGTCATGCCCCGTCCGCGTGCCTCTCTTAACGAAGCCGAAACGGCGCGGATCGACGAGATCCTGCGTGCAACCGGCCTGCTGAACTGAGCCAGTTGATGGAACAGACCGCCGAACCCGTACTCGACATCAGGGGATTGCGAACGATCTTCCGCATCCGCGGTGGCGAGATCACGGCGGTCAACAATATCGACCTGACCGTTGCCGCTGGCGAGACGCTTGCGCTCGTCGGCGAATCCGGCTCCGGCAAGTCGGTCACCAGCCTGTCGGTCATGCGGCTGCTCACCCGCAACATCGGCGTGATCGCCGCAGGCAGCATCCGCCTTGCGACGGGGAACGGCGTGGTCCGCGATCTCGTCTCCCTCGACGAAGAGAGCATGCGCAGGATCAGGGGCGACGACATCGGCATGGTGTTCCAGGAGCCGATGTCGAGCCTCAATCCCGTCTTCACCATCGGCGACCAGATCGCCGAGCCGATCCGCATCCATCGCGGTAGCGACCGCAAGGCGGCGATGAACGCAGCCGTCACGCTGCTTGAAAGCGTCGGCATACCGGACGCCCGGCGCCGCGCCGGCCAATATCCGCACGAACTGTCAGGCGGCATGCGGCAGCGCGCGACGATCGCCATGGCGCTCGCCTGCGATCCGGCGCTGCTGATCGCCGATGAGCCGACCACGGCGCTCGACGTGACGATCCAGGCGCAGATTCTCGACCTGCTCCTCAAGCTGCAGCGCGAGCGCGGCATGGCCATGCTGTTCGTCACCCACAATCTCGGCGTCGTCGCCGAAATCGCCCATCGCGTGGCGGTGATGTATGCCGGCCGGATCGTCGAAGAAGGGCCGGTCGGCGAGGTCTTCCGCAATCCCAAGCATCCCTACACGATGGGCCTTCTCGCCTCCATGCCGCGCCTTGGCGATGCCGCACGGATGAAACAGGCCGGCGAAAAGCTCGCCGCCATTCCCGGCATGGTCCCGAGCCTGATGAACATGCCGAGCGGCTGCGCCTTTTCCCCGCGCTGCAAATTCGCGATCGATGCCTGTCGCGTGGCGGTTCCCGCGCTCGAACAGATCAATCCGCAGCACCGAAGCCGCTGCATCAGATGGCAGGAGATCTAGATGAGCGAACCGCTGCTTTCCGTCCGCGACCTTTCGAAACATTATACCTCCCGCGGCACGCGGCTG
Encoded here:
- a CDS encoding binding-protein-dependent transport systems inner membrane component (PFAM: binding-protein-dependent transport systems inner membrane component~KEGG: appB; oligopeptide ABC transporter; K02033 peptide/nickel transport system permease protein); its protein translation is MLVALSMLIFLLLRLTPGDPIDAYIDPNLPMSPSDLADLRRSLGLDQPLPVQYLGWLQQAVTGNLGYSIKRLDQPVLGLVLSRIGPTVLLMGTALAFAIVAGITFGVIGAVRRNSLADLSLSVVALAGISSPAFLSALIGLYIFSVRLHWMPSGGMLTPGEEFSVGDLLHHLILPAALLSVAQAALIMRYMRASLLEVLTQDYVRTARAKGVREFWIISKHALRNALLPIVTLIGSTIGLAIGGAIFIESVFNWPGMGLLLVDAVQTRDYPVIMGATLVIGACVIVVNLLTDITYAVVDPRIKVG
- a CDS encoding binding-protein-dependent transport systems inner membrane component (PFAM: binding-protein-dependent transport systems inner membrane component~KEGG: appC; oligopeptide ABC transporter; K02034 peptide/nickel transport system permease protein), with the translated sequence MLARSSERRSPGPFSRAFSRFLLNRAAVAGVCIATPMLLLILSYPLWWAFRPNDIDLLAMNSGPTATHWFGADGVGRDVFARVLEGGRISLLVAVASTALSAVIGFLFGATSALAGRWTDAVSMRFVDLVMTLPPVIFLLVLASIAGTGIWPTVLVISLLSWPLLARMIRSRLLELRERDFVMAARGMGAGIGHLLFRHGLPNSIDILVVYATLQIANAILLEAGLSFLGLGIAPPAASWGNMLNAARSTAVLEQYPWQWLFPGAALILAVLAINFIGDGLRDAFDPRAELN
- a CDS encoding dihydrodipicolinate synthetase (PFAM: dihydrodipicolinate synthetase~KEGG: dapAch1; dihydrodipicolinate synthase protein; K01714 dihydrodipicolinate synthase) — protein: MTKFKGVVPPVVTPLNPDLTIDYPSYSRVLEHLIGAGCHGVFVLGSTSEVIFHDERTRREIIEHSAKVVNGRVPLIVGVIDPTTDRVIAHAKVAKAAGADAVVVTAPFYTVTSQSEILDHFRYIRDAVDIPLIAYDIPVCVHVKLQRQTVVTLAREGAIIGLKDSSGDDGNFRYALLDLAEQKDVFLMTGSEIVVDTALLMGAHGVVPGIANVDPHGYVRLWDAAQRGDWIAAKKEQQRLCRLFEIVWVAQGRVSGGAAGIGAFKTAMRSLGIIDSAVMPRPRASLNEAETARIDEILRATGLLN
- a CDS encoding oligopeptide/dipeptide ABC transporter, ATPase subunit (KEGG: ret:RHE_CH00605 oligopeptide ABC transporter, ATP-binding protein~TIGRFAM: oligopeptide/dipeptide ABC transporter, ATPase subunit~PFAM: ABC transporter related; Oligopeptide/dipeptide ABC transporter domain protein~SMART: AAA ATPase), with product MEQTAEPVLDIRGLRTIFRIRGGEITAVNNIDLTVAAGETLALVGESGSGKSVTSLSVMRLLTRNIGVIAAGSIRLATGNGVVRDLVSLDEESMRRIRGDDIGMVFQEPMSSLNPVFTIGDQIAEPIRIHRGSDRKAAMNAAVTLLESVGIPDARRRAGQYPHELSGGMRQRATIAMALACDPALLIADEPTTALDVTIQAQILDLLLKLQRERGMAMLFVTHNLGVVAEIAHRVAVMYAGRIVEEGPVGEVFRNPKHPYTMGLLASMPRLGDAARMKQAGEKLAAIPGMVPSLMNMPSGCAFSPRCKFAIDACRVAVPALEQINPQHRSRCIRWQEI